One window of Dehalobacterium formicoaceticum genomic DNA carries:
- the spoVE gene encoding stage V sporulation protein E → MALKKKSPDFLIFLSVLLLLGIGIIMVFSSSQYVAYYQTYDPGLKTGDAFVFLRRQLFNALLGIIAMVFVMKINYQKLKIFAKPGIIISFILLAVILIKGVGIEINGATRWLGVGPFQIQPSEIFKLALVLFLAKYLSERQHLMKSFKEGLLLPLALMGGACLLIMKQPDLGTAMTIAGTTIVMLWAAGARKSHLAMLVAAGLVLVVAAIVLEPYRMARIFAFLDPWQDPQDTGFQTVQSLLAIGSGGLAGVGLGYGRAKMFYLPERHTDFIFAVIAEELGFIGGTAVILLFLLFVWRGLKVAVSSPESFGSLLAVGVTSMVGIQAIINLGVVTGSLPVTGITLPFISYGGSSLLFSLAGVGLLLNVSRYAGSDR, encoded by the coding sequence ATGGCATTAAAGAAAAAATCTCCTGATTTTTTGATATTTCTCTCGGTGCTGCTCTTGTTGGGCATTGGCATTATTATGGTTTTTAGCTCCAGTCAGTATGTGGCCTATTATCAGACCTATGACCCGGGATTAAAAACAGGGGATGCCTTTGTTTTTTTACGCCGACAGCTTTTTAATGCTTTATTAGGCATCATTGCCATGGTTTTTGTCATGAAAATTAATTATCAGAAGCTGAAGATATTCGCCAAACCTGGGATCATCATATCCTTTATTTTACTTGCTGTTATACTGATTAAGGGGGTTGGCATTGAAATAAATGGTGCGACCCGTTGGCTGGGGGTGGGCCCCTTTCAGATTCAGCCCTCAGAAATCTTTAAGCTCGCCCTGGTTTTGTTTCTGGCAAAATATTTAAGTGAAAGACAACATCTCATGAAATCCTTTAAAGAGGGATTATTACTTCCCCTGGCATTGATGGGAGGCGCCTGCCTTTTAATTATGAAGCAACCTGACTTGGGCACAGCCATGACGATAGCAGGTACGACCATAGTGATGCTGTGGGCGGCAGGAGCCCGTAAAAGCCATTTGGCGATGCTGGTGGCAGCCGGACTGGTCTTAGTTGTGGCCGCCATCGTTTTGGAGCCTTATCGGATGGCGCGGATCTTTGCCTTTTTAGATCCCTGGCAGGATCCCCAGGACACCGGTTTTCAAACAGTGCAATCCCTGCTTGCCATCGGTTCCGGGGGGTTAGCCGGAGTAGGCTTAGGCTATGGCAGAGCCAAAATGTTCTATCTGCCGGAACGGCATACGGACTTTATTTTTGCTGTGATTGCAGAGGAATTGGGCTTTATTGGCGGTACAGCAGTGATTCTCTTGTTTTTGCTGTTTGTCTGGCGCGGTTTAAAGGTCGCTGTTTCTTCTCCGGAATCTTTCGGCAGCCTGTTGGCAGTGGGGGTGACGTCAATGGTCGGAATTCAGGCGATTATTAACTTAGGGGTGGTTACAGGTTCTTTGCCGGTTACCGGCATTACCCTGCCTTTTATCAGTTACGGAGGGTCCTCATTGCTCTTTTCATTGGCCGGGGTAGGATTATTGTTGAATGTGTCTAGATATGCAGGATCGGATCGGTGA
- the murG gene encoding undecaprenyldiphospho-muramoylpentapeptide beta-N-acetylglucosaminyltransferase yields MRIMITGGGTGGHIYPALAIAKGLQQRIPEVELLYVGTKKGLEADIVPKAGLPFQTIPVEGLSRPFSYRTLVSVGKAVQGSLAGRKIVRHFKPHVVVGTGGYVCGPLVLAAATMGIPTVIHEQNAFPGLTNRILSCFASKICVTFEDAIPHFPRKKNIVLTGLPVREEIITRKKDDGLKNLGLSKGKVTVVVTGGSLGARSLNYAMAPIYQRFEKENKIQFYHITGQAGFEESLAYYEKHQINLSQKERFKIVPYLYQMEDAMAAADLIIGRAGASFLSEIMVRGIPSILVPYPYAAANHQEYNARAMEKRGAATVILDQDLGAGKLLPTLETILNQDFRRVEMGKAAQQMGRINALNDIIKTIAEISKTEHK; encoded by the coding sequence ATGCGCATAATGATTACAGGCGGCGGGACGGGAGGCCATATTTATCCTGCCCTGGCCATTGCTAAGGGATTACAGCAAAGAATACCGGAAGTGGAGCTTTTGTATGTGGGCACCAAGAAGGGTCTGGAGGCGGATATTGTACCCAAGGCCGGACTTCCTTTTCAAACGATTCCCGTGGAAGGCTTATCCCGCCCATTTTCCTACCGTACCTTGGTAAGTGTAGGGAAAGCGGTTCAGGGCAGCCTTGCGGGCAGAAAAATAGTACGTCATTTTAAGCCTCATGTGGTGGTGGGGACAGGGGGTTATGTGTGCGGCCCTTTGGTGTTGGCAGCAGCAACCATGGGAATTCCCACGGTCATTCATGAACAAAATGCTTTCCCGGGATTAACCAATCGCATTTTATCTTGTTTTGCCAGCAAAATATGTGTCACCTTTGAAGATGCCATCCCACATTTTCCTCGGAAAAAAAACATTGTCTTAACCGGATTGCCTGTGCGTGAAGAAATCATCACCAGAAAAAAGGATGATGGCCTGAAAAACTTAGGCTTGTCCAAAGGGAAGGTCACAGTGGTGGTAACAGGAGGCAGTCTGGGTGCCCGCAGTTTAAATTATGCCATGGCACCGATCTACCAAAGGTTTGAAAAGGAGAACAAGATCCAGTTCTATCACATTACCGGGCAGGCAGGATTTGAAGAAAGCCTGGCTTATTATGAAAAACATCAGATTAACTTATCGCAAAAGGAACGCTTTAAGATTGTGCCCTATCTCTATCAAATGGAAGATGCAATGGCCGCGGCTGATCTCATTATCGGACGAGCCGGAGCCTCCTTTCTTTCCGAAATCATGGTGCGGGGGATTCCTTCTATTCTGGTTCCATACCCTTATGCGGCAGCCAATCATCAGGAATATAATGCCCGGGCCATGGAAAAACGGGGCGCGGCCACTGTAATCCTGGATCAGGATTTGGGCGCAGGGAAATTGCTGCCCACCTTGGAAACAATTCTTAATCAGGATTTCCGGCGGGTTGAAATGGGTAAAGCAGCGCAGCAAATGGGCAGAATAAACGCCCTGAATGATATCATCAAAACGATTGCAGAAATCAGTAAAACAGAACATAAATAG
- the murC gene encoding UDP-N-acetylmuramate--L-alanine ligase: MNLTKSPIHFIGIGGIGMSGIARIILQLGGKVSGTDMKESETTRQLRDMGGEIFIGHDAARIGQDVETVVFSSAITGDNPEMTEAKRRGLQILPRAEMLAQLMARQESIAVAGAHGKTTTTAMISLMLEINGLDPTIIIGGVLKQIGSNAKLGLGKYLVAEADESDGSFLKLFPKMAVITNIENDHLDYYRSVQNIVTAFVQFVEQLPQDGFAVICLDNEPLREIMAKVPANYITYGIEHPDADYRAENMEFSGTHSRSDIFYRGEKLGSMELRVPGRHNVLNALGAIALGLKLGLTFEQAAAGLKEFTGAKRRFDFIDEVAGITVYDDYAHHPTELKATLSAAKAAGFQRTIAIFQPHRYSRTKLLQFEFGESFSGADLVIINEIYSASEKPMPGVSAQLIVRAIKNSNPDLEVVFCATEDEIVEFLCREGKPGDLIITMGAGNIRQAGIHFAEAYRALKGTDSWAEGD; this comes from the coding sequence ATGAATTTAACTAAAAGCCCCATTCATTTCATCGGTATTGGGGGCATCGGCATGAGCGGCATTGCAAGGATCATACTGCAATTAGGCGGGAAGGTTTCCGGAACTGATATGAAGGAATCCGAAACGACCAGGCAGTTACGGGATATGGGCGGGGAGATTTTTATCGGTCATGATGCAGCCCGTATCGGCCAGGATGTGGAAACCGTTGTTTTTTCGTCCGCGATTACAGGAGATAATCCGGAAATGACGGAAGCAAAACGCCGTGGTCTGCAGATTTTGCCCCGAGCAGAAATGCTGGCTCAGTTGATGGCCCGACAGGAAAGTATTGCCGTAGCCGGTGCCCATGGGAAAACCACGACCACTGCAATGATTTCCCTGATGTTGGAAATCAATGGTTTGGACCCTACCATCATTATTGGCGGCGTCTTAAAACAGATTGGCAGCAATGCAAAATTAGGACTGGGCAAATATCTGGTGGCGGAAGCAGATGAAAGTGACGGTTCCTTTCTCAAGCTCTTTCCCAAAATGGCGGTGATTACCAATATCGAGAATGACCATCTTGATTACTACCGCTCCGTGCAGAATATCGTCACCGCTTTTGTTCAATTTGTCGAGCAGCTTCCCCAAGACGGTTTTGCCGTGATTTGCCTTGATAACGAACCCTTAAGGGAAATCATGGCTAAGGTTCCGGCAAACTATATTACATATGGGATTGAACATCCGGATGCGGATTACCGGGCGGAAAACATGGAGTTCAGCGGTACCCATTCCAGAAGTGATATTTTTTATCGGGGCGAAAAATTAGGTTCCATGGAGCTCCGGGTGCCGGGGAGACATAATGTATTAAATGCTTTGGGTGCCATTGCCCTAGGTCTAAAGTTAGGACTTACCTTTGAACAGGCGGCGGCCGGATTAAAAGAATTCACCGGGGCCAAGCGGCGTTTTGATTTTATTGATGAGGTGGCAGGGATTACGGTTTATGATGATTATGCCCACCACCCCACAGAATTAAAGGCAACCTTAAGTGCTGCCAAAGCCGCCGGTTTTCAAAGGACTATTGCCATTTTTCAACCCCATCGTTACAGCAGAACGAAATTATTGCAATTCGAATTCGGGGAATCTTTTTCCGGTGCCGACCTGGTGATCATCAACGAAATATACTCGGCCTCGGAGAAACCTATGCCTGGTGTTTCCGCTCAGCTGATTGTGCGGGCCATAAAAAATTCAAATCCTGACCTGGAAGTAGTTTTCTGTGCAACAGAGGATGAGATTGTGGAGTTTTTGTGCCGGGAGGGAAAACCGGGGGATTTAATTATTACCATGGGAGCAGGAAACATCCGTCAGGCCGGGATTCATTTTGCTGAGGCCTATCGGGCCTTAAAAGGAACCGACAGCTGGGCTGAAGGGGATTAG
- the murA gene encoding UDP-N-acetylglucosamine 1-carboxyvinyltransferase → MERYVIRGGTRLQGMVDVCGAKNAVLPVLAATLLCPETCVIHNVPLLQDVFLMVDILEHLGAQVKWEKNTLIIKAETINPTQVPEEIMKKMRASNLVMGSLLSRFRYARIPFPGGCAIGSRPMDYHIKGIRQLGAAIDESNGYIEASAEKLRGNEIYFDFPSVGATENVMMAAVLASGETVIRNAAREPEIVDLANFLIKMGAKITGAGCSTIYVTGVKRLHGVEHPVIPDRIVAGTYMLAAAITGGDLILRNAMAEHLEPLIAKLRASGISVRKNGQGIQIRGTPNMKAVDIKTMPYPGFPTDIQPQMMALLTLTQGTSIILENIFENRFKHTDELRRMGAQITVEGRMAVIKGVKSLYGAEVEATDLRAGAALVLAGLAAEGTTVIHHIEHIDRGYHALEEKYRAIGANIIRERSKDSTLEPPSLYPSPEDKNEGIYCKT, encoded by the coding sequence TTGGAAAGATATGTCATCAGGGGAGGAACCCGGTTACAGGGAATGGTTGATGTGTGCGGGGCAAAAAATGCTGTCTTACCGGTTTTGGCAGCAACGCTGCTCTGCCCCGAAACCTGTGTCATTCATAATGTTCCTTTATTGCAGGATGTGTTTTTAATGGTGGATATTCTGGAGCATCTGGGCGCCCAGGTAAAATGGGAAAAGAATACCTTGATCATTAAAGCTGAGACCATTAATCCCACCCAGGTTCCGGAGGAAATCATGAAAAAAATGCGGGCCTCTAATCTGGTCATGGGCTCTTTGTTAAGCAGGTTCCGGTATGCCAGGATTCCTTTTCCCGGAGGATGCGCTATTGGATCCCGCCCGATGGATTACCATATTAAAGGAATTCGTCAGCTGGGCGCAGCCATCGACGAATCCAACGGCTACATTGAGGCCTCTGCTGAAAAGCTCCGAGGAAATGAAATTTATTTTGATTTTCCCAGCGTTGGCGCCACAGAAAATGTGATGATGGCAGCAGTTCTGGCTTCCGGAGAGACAGTGATCAGAAATGCGGCCCGGGAACCGGAAATTGTCGATTTGGCCAATTTTCTGATCAAAATGGGGGCCAAAATAACAGGAGCCGGCTGCAGTACTATTTATGTGACAGGTGTTAAGCGCTTGCACGGAGTTGAACATCCGGTGATCCCGGACCGGATTGTGGCGGGAACTTATATGCTGGCTGCAGCCATTACCGGGGGAGATCTTATTCTCAGAAATGCAATGGCTGAGCACTTGGAACCACTTATTGCCAAGCTCAGGGCTTCCGGTATATCAGTACGCAAAAACGGCCAGGGGATTCAGATCCGGGGAACACCCAATATGAAAGCCGTAGATATCAAGACGATGCCCTATCCGGGATTTCCTACGGATATCCAGCCGCAAATGATGGCTTTGCTGACTCTGACCCAGGGCACCTCTATTATCCTGGAAAATATCTTTGAAAACCGGTTTAAGCATACCGACGAGCTCAGGCGGATGGGTGCTCAGATCACCGTGGAAGGCAGAATGGCAGTGATCAAAGGGGTAAAAAGTCTTTATGGAGCCGAGGTTGAAGCTACCGATTTACGTGCCGGTGCCGCGTTGGTGTTAGCGGGCTTAGCGGCGGAAGGAACGACGGTCATCCATCATATCGAACATATTGACAGAGGGTATCATGCCTTGGAAGAAAAATATCGTGCCATCGGGGCAAATATTATCAGAGAAAGATCCAAGGATTCAACCTTGGAGCCACCCTCTCTCTACCCTTCTCCGGAAGATAAAAATGAAGGGATATACTGTAAAACATAA
- a CDS encoding cell division protein FtsQ/DivIB — protein MEEGKRVRYVRRKNRPGNVKWLIKTLILVFCLFSGYYFIHSSFFAISSIEVLGIKELTSAQIVALSGLSKGENIFQIDRSAAESKIALNTMVAGVEVKRKLPRSIQINILERVPVALIPVTGGLIEIDHEGLVLKKVSQINQESRTIITGMDIPSTMAVGKKVSSEKLEMGLAMIAQMDEEARKTIAEINVFNPQKILAYTVEGTEVRFGNQEDFQEKFTRFLQVLKEVKDGDQLKNIEYIDVSFSGKPVIFYRK, from the coding sequence ATGGAAGAGGGTAAAAGGGTCCGTTATGTACGTCGGAAAAATCGTCCGGGAAACGTCAAATGGCTGATCAAGACCTTAATCCTGGTCTTTTGTTTGTTTTCCGGATATTATTTTATTCATTCCTCTTTTTTTGCAATATCCTCCATTGAGGTGTTGGGGATCAAGGAACTGACTTCAGCGCAGATCGTAGCTTTGTCCGGTTTATCAAAAGGAGAGAATATTTTTCAAATCGATCGCAGTGCTGCAGAAAGTAAGATTGCTCTCAACACGATGGTTGCCGGTGTGGAGGTAAAAAGAAAATTACCCCGCTCTATCCAAATAAACATTTTGGAACGAGTCCCGGTGGCTTTGATTCCGGTGACCGGGGGACTGATCGAGATTGATCATGAGGGGCTGGTGTTAAAAAAGGTAAGCCAAATCAATCAGGAGTCACGGACGATTATTACCGGTATGGATATTCCCAGTACCATGGCAGTGGGCAAAAAGGTTTCTTCTGAGAAATTGGAAATGGGTTTAGCTATGATCGCCCAAATGGATGAAGAGGCCAGAAAAACCATTGCCGAAATAAATGTTTTTAACCCTCAAAAAATTCTTGCTTATACTGTGGAGGGAACAGAAGTACGTTTTGGAAACCAAGAAGATTTCCAGGAAAAATTTACAAGATTCTTGCAGGTGCTTAAAGAAGTAAAGGATGGGGATCAATTAAAAAACATTGAATATATTGATGTAAGTTTCAGTGGCAAACCAGTGATTTTTTATCGAAAATGA
- the ftsA gene encoding cell division protein FtsA, producing MDNYNLVAGLDIGAAKTVILVGEMNDHGELNIIGAGEHSTQGLRKGSIVDIEGVTNTIRQALAQAERMCDCHLRNVYLAVTGTHLSSMNNKGVIAITNRNREISSDDVTRVLQASKVVALPQDRKIIHIHPRQYTVDGHEGIVDPVGMAGARLEVEINIVSASGTALQNLLRCVNKAGLQEEELLPAGLASAEAVLLPEEKDLGCLLVDIGGSVTDCAIFDQGRLWASSVIPVGGNLITNDIAIGLRIPVELAEEIKIDHGCVSHSLVIAQETIALPDIIVQETKKVAPKTLTGIIEPRMREILSLIKDEVKRVGYRGVFPGGMIITGGAAQLTGLAELAAEEMDLPVRIGYPKEIKGVSEAVHSPAYATAAGLVLYGAGNLSYLQAAPAGERFFGGVVNRVKHLFGDFFA from the coding sequence TTGGACAACTATAATTTAGTGGCAGGTTTAGATATTGGAGCTGCCAAAACCGTTATTTTAGTAGGAGAAATGAATGATCACGGTGAATTGAATATAATCGGAGCCGGAGAACATTCTACTCAAGGTCTGAGGAAGGGCAGTATCGTTGATATTGAAGGTGTGACAAATACCATTCGCCAGGCTTTGGCACAAGCGGAACGCATGTGTGACTGCCATTTGCGTAATGTCTATCTGGCGGTTACCGGAACCCATCTTTCATCTATGAACAATAAAGGTGTCATCGCCATTACCAATAGAAACAGAGAAATTTCTTCCGATGATGTGACCCGGGTACTGCAGGCCTCTAAGGTGGTGGCTTTACCTCAGGATCGCAAGATCATACATATCCATCCCCGGCAATATACAGTAGACGGCCATGAAGGCATTGTGGATCCTGTTGGGATGGCAGGTGCTCGTTTGGAAGTGGAAATAAACATTGTCAGTGCATCCGGAACGGCATTACAGAACCTTTTACGCTGTGTCAATAAAGCAGGATTGCAGGAAGAAGAACTTTTGCCCGCCGGCCTTGCTTCCGCTGAAGCGGTACTCTTACCTGAGGAAAAGGATTTAGGCTGTCTGCTGGTTGATATTGGCGGCAGCGTCACGGATTGTGCCATCTTTGATCAGGGTCGCTTATGGGCATCCAGTGTTATTCCGGTAGGAGGCAATTTGATCACTAATGATATTGCTATTGGTTTGAGAATACCGGTGGAATTAGCGGAAGAAATAAAAATAGATCACGGTTGTGTTTCCCACAGTTTGGTGATCGCTCAGGAAACCATCGCTTTACCGGATATTATTGTTCAGGAAACCAAAAAGGTTGCTCCGAAGACATTGACCGGAATTATTGAACCGCGCATGCGGGAAATCTTATCTTTAATTAAGGATGAGGTTAAAAGAGTCGGATATCGGGGTGTGTTTCCCGGTGGGATGATTATCACCGGGGGCGCTGCACAGCTTACGGGACTGGCAGAACTGGCAGCAGAAGAAATGGATCTGCCGGTTAGAATCGGTTATCCCAAGGAGATCAAAGGCGTCAGTGAAGCAGTGCATAGTCCGGCTTATGCCACTGCAGCCGGCTTGGTTTTGTATGGAGCCGGTAACCTGTCTTATCTTCAGGCTGCACCTGCAGGAGAACGTTTTTTCGGTGGAGTAGTTAACAGGGTAAAGCACCTGTTTGGTGATTTTTTTGCATAA
- the ftsZ gene encoding cell division protein FtsZ, whose translation MLEFDDYEIAQFAKIKVVGVGGGGNNAVNRMIKSNLKGVEFIGVNTDAQALQHSHAEVVVQIGNKLTKGLGAGANPEIGKKAAEESREELSSILNGADMVFVTAGMGGGTGTGAAPIVAEVAKELGALTVGVVTRPFTFEGRRRAQQAEAGITDLKSKVDTLITIPNDKLLQVIDKKTTITDAFVIADDVLRQGVQGISDLIAVPGLINLDFADVKTIMKEAGSALMGIGSATGDNRAAEAAKAAISSPLLETSITGAKGVLLNITGSSSLSLFEVNEAAEIIAAASDPEANIIFGAVIDDNIDDSIRVTVIATGFDGRSVKKIETPDNVDLKSFTVDDLDIPAFLRRKI comes from the coding sequence ATGCTTGAATTTGATGATTATGAAATTGCACAATTCGCTAAAATAAAAGTTGTCGGTGTTGGGGGCGGCGGAAATAATGCAGTAAACCGAATGATCAAAAGTAATCTAAAAGGTGTGGAGTTCATTGGCGTCAATACGGACGCCCAGGCCTTACAGCACTCCCATGCCGAAGTAGTGGTGCAGATTGGCAATAAACTGACCAAAGGCTTGGGTGCCGGGGCCAATCCGGAGATTGGCAAGAAAGCAGCGGAAGAATCACGGGAAGAATTATCCTCAATATTAAATGGTGCCGATATGGTTTTTGTCACCGCCGGTATGGGCGGCGGTACCGGCACAGGAGCAGCGCCGATCGTAGCTGAAGTAGCGAAAGAATTAGGCGCCCTTACCGTGGGCGTTGTGACGCGGCCATTTACCTTTGAAGGCCGGCGCCGAGCTCAGCAGGCTGAAGCGGGAATTACCGATTTAAAAAGTAAAGTGGATACCCTGATTACGATTCCTAATGATAAATTGCTGCAGGTTATTGATAAGAAAACAACCATCACTGATGCCTTTGTCATCGCCGATGATGTGCTGCGTCAAGGTGTTCAGGGCATCTCCGACTTAATTGCTGTACCGGGACTGATTAATCTGGACTTTGCCGACGTAAAGACCATTATGAAAGAAGCCGGCTCCGCCCTGATGGGTATCGGATCGGCAACAGGCGATAATAGAGCCGCCGAGGCGGCCAAAGCGGCCATCTCCAGCCCCTTGTTAGAGACCTCCATTACCGGGGCCAAGGGCGTATTATTAAACATCACCGGTTCCAGCAGCTTAAGCCTCTTTGAAGTTAATGAGGCAGCGGAAATCATTGCGGCCGCTTCGGATCCGGAAGCCAACATTATTTTTGGTGCCGTCATTGATGATAACATTGATGATTCCATCCGGGTGACGGTGATCGCAACCGGATTCGACGGCAGAAGCGTGAAAAAAATTGAAACACCTGATAATGTGGATCTCAAATCATTTACCGTAGATGATTTGGACATTCCCGCATTTTTGCGCAGAAAAATTTAA
- the spoIIGA gene encoding sigma-E processing peptidase SpoIIGA, with translation MGSTYIVYADVLFITNFLLDYVILWATARFGHFGTSHLRIFFGALLGACYGVLMIYPELEFLYELTIKVLFSFLIVILVFPRLTIKKYLQATACFYGISFAMAGAVLGGSSFLSKSPDLFQFLNIKSTALIFGVAMAVILGRWGLIYLRRHWQKSQFKISVEVFIDKKSLTLEALIDTGNDLKDPLSRKPVIIVEYQAIKKMLPVDFQQCFERYGGDDVTKVLENCNNASWITQVRMVPFHSIGKHHGMLLGYKPDLVVLFGQEKIVTKDVMICLYHKPLSTSGAYRAVLNPEVFERAA, from the coding sequence ATGGGATCAACCTATATTGTTTATGCAGATGTACTTTTCATCACGAATTTTTTGCTTGATTACGTTATTCTTTGGGCGACAGCCCGGTTCGGTCATTTTGGAACAAGTCATTTACGCATCTTTTTCGGTGCTTTACTGGGTGCTTGTTATGGTGTTTTGATGATTTATCCGGAGCTGGAATTTCTCTATGAGCTAACCATTAAGGTGCTTTTTTCTTTTTTAATCGTGATTTTGGTCTTTCCTCGCTTAACGATTAAAAAATACCTCCAGGCCACAGCCTGCTTTTATGGGATCAGCTTTGCCATGGCCGGTGCCGTATTGGGAGGAAGCTCTTTTTTGTCAAAGAGTCCGGATCTCTTTCAATTTCTTAACATCAAAAGTACCGCCCTTATTTTTGGCGTCGCCATGGCGGTGATTTTAGGACGCTGGGGGTTGATTTATTTGCGGCGCCATTGGCAAAAAAGTCAGTTCAAAATCTCAGTGGAGGTCTTCATCGATAAAAAATCTTTGACTTTGGAAGCCTTAATTGATACGGGAAATGATTTGAAAGACCCCTTAAGCCGAAAACCTGTTATCATCGTGGAATATCAAGCCATAAAAAAAATGCTCCCTGTCGATTTTCAACAATGCTTTGAAAGATATGGGGGTGATGATGTGACAAAAGTATTGGAAAACTGCAATAATGCAAGCTGGATTACCCAGGTACGTATGGTTCCCTTTCATTCTATCGGTAAACATCATGGTATGCTTTTGGGATATAAACCGGATTTAGTGGTGCTTTTTGGGCAAGAGAAAATTGTTACCAAAGATGTCATGATCTGCCTTTATCATAAGCCCTTGAGTACTTCCGGAGCTTATCGGGCGGTCTTGAATCCTGAAGTATTTGAAAGAGCGGCTTAA
- the sigE gene encoding RNA polymerase sporulation sigma factor SigE, with the protein MQRNWIKVKFAMEVGYLRILQKLHMEADIFYVGSSEALPPPLSSDEEIFLLSRLELGDQSVKEVLIERNLRLVVYIARKFENTGVGIEDLVSIGTIGLIKAVNTFDPGKKIKLATYASRCIENEILMHLRRTNKTRSEVSFDEPLNIDWDGNELLLSDVLGTENDVIYKSIEEEVEKKLLNTAMTKLNPREKKIMELRFGLGDGVEKTQKEVADFLGISQSYISRLEKRIIKRLKKEIHKME; encoded by the coding sequence GTGCAAAGAAACTGGATCAAAGTTAAATTTGCCATGGAGGTAGGATATCTGCGTATTCTGCAGAAACTGCACATGGAAGCAGATATCTTTTATGTGGGGAGCAGTGAAGCGCTGCCGCCCCCTTTAAGCAGCGATGAAGAGATCTTTTTGCTATCCCGCCTGGAATTGGGGGATCAGTCGGTAAAAGAGGTCTTAATAGAAAGAAATCTGCGTTTAGTTGTTTATATTGCCCGTAAGTTCGAAAACACGGGTGTGGGAATTGAGGATCTGGTTTCTATCGGCACCATTGGTCTCATTAAGGCAGTTAATACCTTTGATCCCGGAAAAAAGATTAAGCTGGCCACTTACGCTTCCCGCTGCATTGAAAACGAAATTTTGATGCATTTGCGGCGTACCAATAAAACCCGTTCAGAAGTTTCCTTTGATGAACCTTTAAACATCGATTGGGATGGCAATGAATTATTACTCTCTGATGTTTTAGGCACGGAAAATGATGTGATTTACAAATCTATTGAAGAAGAGGTGGAGAAGAAGCTTTTAAATACCGCTATGACTAAATTAAACCCTCGGGAAAAGAAAATCATGGAGCTGCGTTTCGGTCTCGGGGATGGGGTCGAGAAAACCCAAAAAGAAGTAGCTGATTTTTTGGGGATTTCTCAATCCTATATTTCCCGCCTGGAAAAAAGAATCATTAAAAGACTGAAAAAGGAGATTCATAAAATGGAATGA
- a CDS encoding DegV family protein produces MNLSIKIVTDSTSCLEKQLRQDLDISVVSLSINMADQSYLEETIDPVSFFRQIEKYPALPTSSQPGIQDIYDIFEKHIGNGHGVVGIFISAELSGTYATALTAKSMIREKYPEARIEIIDSRSTCMQQGFAVLAAARSAHKGESLEQVIDAAREVMKKSKFLFIPQTLDYLKKGGRIGGASHLLGTVLKIKPILTVIDGKVAVLKKIRTSEKAIQEILRIFYEDVQKKGFGEGVVHHINDEKGAQTLSEKIAVHLGVSLPVSPVSPVIGAHVGPGALGIAYYTNK; encoded by the coding sequence ATGAATTTGTCCATCAAAATAGTCACAGACAGTACCTCCTGTCTGGAAAAACAATTGCGCCAGGATCTCGATATTTCCGTGGTTTCTTTAAGCATTAACATGGCGGATCAGTCATATTTAGAAGAAACAATCGATCCAGTTTCTTTTTTCAGGCAAATTGAAAAATATCCTGCCCTCCCCACTTCTTCTCAACCGGGAATTCAGGATATTTATGATATCTTTGAAAAGCACATTGGAAACGGTCATGGAGTGGTGGGTATTTTTATTTCCGCAGAATTAAGCGGTACCTACGCCACAGCTTTAACAGCGAAAAGCATGATCAGGGAGAAATACCCGGAAGCCAGGATTGAAATCATCGATTCCAGATCCACTTGTATGCAGCAGGGTTTTGCCGTATTGGCTGCGGCTAGAAGCGCACATAAAGGTGAATCCCTGGAGCAGGTCATAGATGCGGCCCGAGAGGTGATGAAAAAAAGCAAATTTTTATTTATTCCTCAAACATTAGATTATTTAAAAAAAGGCGGAAGAATCGGCGGGGCGTCTCATTTATTGGGCACGGTGCTGAAAATAAAACCGATCCTGACAGTCATTGATGGAAAGGTGGCTGTGCTTAAAAAGATCCGCACTTCGGAAAAGGCGATCCAGGAGATTTTGAGGATTTTCTATGAGGATGTCCAAAAGAAGGGTTTCGGGGAAGGGGTGGTGCATCATATCAATGATGAAAAAGGCGCCCAAACATTATCTGAAAAGATTGCCGTTCATTTAGGTGTTTCCTTGCCTGTCTCGCCCGTCAGTCCCGTCATCGGTGCCCATGTGGGACCAGGGGCTTTAGGCATCGCTTATTATACCAACAAATAA